From the Argentina anserina chromosome 3, drPotAnse1.1, whole genome shotgun sequence genome, the window GTTgtgatgatgttgttgaatttttgggttgatttgtggtgttttggtggagatcggaggtcgGAGAAGGTGGGGAGGATACCGCCGCTTTAcgcggcgcgtgtgggggtGTGGGGtggcctagaggcggcgtgaggccgtgaggaggaagaggaggagaaatagggcggcggtggcgtgctacgtaCCGGCCTTAGGctaggcgcgtgggccccacgcgctgtcaCAGTGAGTGGGGGGTGAGCGCCACACGCGGTCgccggcgcgtgaacagtgttttcgaaacagtaattttgtaaaatttatttttatgtactagaaatgtaaattttatttacttacggtaaatataaatgtaaattaccttaagtaaatgtaaaaagtaatttcggaagggtaaatcagtaattattatttactgagacattatttacatttgaatagtaagtatacgtacataaaatatgtaaacagtacGTACAAGAGTAtataattgatgtgtatttatacagaaatacatgaatagtaaatacgtgaacagtaatttcgtaatcccagaaattgctgaacagtaacatatttttactgtttcggcatttaaggtttacgtaacgattctaaattcttttcaagATGATCGTTAAACCAAGGAAAATAATTATTgttggaattgtggaattacgctcgagtttataaggtgagtaaaatctcacttatttacgaatctatccttacggagattcaagattatgcagaattttaaagaatgaaataagacatgtatatgatatagtgaaatatatatatatatatatatatatatttgtataaatggtaaatatgtacatatatatagtttgctatattatatactgtcaggatttcgttgtgaatatGATCACGTGGTGAttggatttatatatcgagcatgtgatttgatttgtacaatatgacatgataattattgtacgtggttttaacattgagttttgttaaaaggtgttgtcttcggacgtgatttttgtcttcggacgtgattgatgtatTCAGACGAGTTTTTGTGTTCGAACGtgatttttgtcttcggaggtgattgatgtcttcggacctgtcttcggacgtctttggcatgtcggaacctagcctttggccggacgaaagttacgatacagttagagctctagtctgtctgccgaggtactgcatatgaggtaacagatgggttatcggcttatgagtacccatatatttttgatattggatgacagatggttgtccaatgtcggcggcatactaaatgaggggtaacagaggtgtaccagcgctcatgagtacccgtattataaatgcatttgggtaaacagagcggttgcccaattctcatgagttcatagattttcacattattagacaaccagatgggccgtctaatttgtcatgagtgcatttatatttgttgatttgtgtaatttcgtatatattgatatgcgagtggtatttgttattttactcatacgagctgtaaagcttaccgggtttgtgtttacaatcccggtgcacctattcgatggtgtaggggataattccgcaagtgtcgattagtggaaatCGAAGGAGGGATTGATAGTGTACCACAGTGGCGATTAGTGGTttttaggaatgtcatttagattgtggtggtgaaatttggtggtcattggtggcggtcggtgaacagtggcgATGCATGAACAATGTTTATGAACAGTAATGTGAACCAGTTCAGTTCAGTTTCAATTTGAGTTATTGAAAAATTGTAAACCGAATTGAACTAAACTAACATACAAATTCCgttcatttttagttttagtCTAAAACCGAACCGATCAAACCGAATTCCACCCCTAGCGGAAGGGTATGTAAAAGCCATTCGGGCCTTAGGCTAGTAAATATTATGCAAACTCTAACAATATACCATTCAAACTATCTGGATGTGTTTCCGAAAACTTGTATCCAAAGCTATATTTTGTAATTGCACTATGCGCTTATCTTTATATTTACAATAATATTAgtatttttcatttaaaaaaaaaatcagatgtGACCTTGTCTAAAACTGAGTATTTCTATTTTCAAGTCTGCCACATTCGTGCCAAATTAAGCCTCATTTGATGAAGTACATGCATGTAGTGACAATTGTTTTGTGGTAATGTCATCAATTTGATGTTGTTACGGAAATTAGACGAAGATATCACGTTGATATCAATATAAGATTTCAagtagagtttttttcaccaacagtcccttaattctggtgtacctaccaatgtgatacctcaactcttaatcgtaccaatgtgatacccagactctagtattgctatcattgaagtacttccgttagtttttttaaacttttccgttatcttggtgacgtgtcaggtacgtgaggcccacaaagagggttaaaagacaaaattaacctcatctgagaggagcaatgtttttcccgccctttaccttgagaaagacacccaacaattccaattttggcgccaattttccctctctactccttaatttgtgtctcttatctaaactaaagaactaccgccaaccagtcgaccacaatctgataaaacctagatcaatctcattttctatttttaccctagcacttgttaaactaacagaataaatatataaatttatatggaacatctcatttccacaatctcataagaatataaaaacacataacttaacgaaattcaaatacatgtttaagtaccattagttgccaccttttatgttgatctgccatgatttttgcttgtaagaactaatggtacatgtagttgaatttcgttaagttatgtgtttctatattcttatgagattgtggaaatgagatgttccatataaatttatatatttattctgttagtttaacaagtgctagggtaaaaatagaaaatgagattgatctaggttttatcagattgtggtcgactggttggcggtagttctttagtttagatattagacacaaattaaggagtagggagtgaaaattggcaccaaaattggaattgttgggtgtctttctcaagataaagggcgggaaaaacattgctcatctcagatgaggttaattttgtcttttaaccctctttgtgggcctcacgtacctgccacgtcaccaagataacggaaaagtttaaaaaattgacggaagtacttcaatgatagcaatactagagtctgagtatcacattggtacgattaagagttgaggtatcacattggtaagtacaccagaattgagggactgttggtgaaaaaaactatTTCAAGTATTACAATATTGAAAAACCTTACAAACAAATAAACGAAAATAACATACACATACATGCATGAGAGAGCTAACCCCTGCATCCTCGGTCTTATTTTATGGGTAAGTACAACATCTGGGTCTCCCTTAATTATCAAGTTTTAAGAACATCAAGTAAATTAAAGCGAGCTACTGGAAAACACACAAGATCATGAGCTCTTGGAGTTGTCAGTCCTGGCCTTTCACTCATATCAACAACATCATCATTGTTCATCTTCTTGCTTGGAGTAACCTTCCAATCAAAGCACTGAATCATAGCGGCCACCAGACTAGGAACCATTTTCATGGTCAAGTTGATACCGGGACATATTCTCCTCCCGGAACCAAATGGAAGAAATTGAAAGTGATGACCTCTAACATCCATTCCACTCGTTTGGTCACCTCCAATGCTTTCTAAGAATCTTTCCGGCCAAAAGTCCAACGGTTTTTCCCAGTTTGTTGGATCTCTCCCGATGGCCCAATTGTTCACAAATAGTATTGTGTTCACCGGAATAACATAGTCCCGGACCTTACAGTCTTCTACCGATATTCTTGTGACCATAGGCACGGGTGGGTGTAGCCTAAATGTTTCTTTTATGATAGCTTGGATGTATGGAAGATTTGGACCATCCGATTCTTCAACTATTCGTCCATTCCCAACCACACTACTGATCTCCTCCCTTGCTTTCTCGAGCACCGTTGGGTTATTGATAAGCTCCGCCAACGCCCACTCCATTGCAATGGCTGTTGTGTCAGTACTAGCCGTGAACAAATCCtgtgaaaaacaaagaaaatcatAAGTTATCAGTTATATATCACAAGTATCACCTCAGtgctatataaaaaaaaagaaccctAGCTAGTATAATCATGTTAATTATTACCGTAATTAGAGCCTTAATATGAACTCTTGAAAATCCAACCTCCACACTCTCACCACTCTCATCTTCCAACATATCAAgcaaaatgcttagaaaatccTTGATCTCCTCTCCAccattaattttcttgttcttaACTCTCAGTTGTTCACGTTCCATGACAACCTTCTCCACCAATTCATCAAATTTGATATGCGTGTCCTCAATTCTCTTCCCAAACCCCTGGAAGTCTAGTTTCTTCCACACcctattaaaatcacacaagTTCAACTCTCCGAAGATCCTGGTCGCCTCCCTTACCACCAACCTCGCCTCCTCAGCCCGCTCTGTGTTGCTAGAAGCCGCAGTGGAATACTTCCCAAGCATCATCTGGCCTATAAT encodes:
- the LOC126788322 gene encoding LOW QUALITY PROTEIN: licodione synthase-like (The sequence of the model RefSeq protein was modified relative to this genomic sequence to represent the inferred CDS: substituted 1 base at 1 genomic stop codon), which encodes MELELVLFFILGIISLLLYTRSVLRQNHHVQHLPPSPFALPIIGHFHLLGPLIHRSFQALSFRFGPIFSLHLGSVPCIVVTSPELAKDFLKTHELSFVSHAQSTAIERITYDSSLAFXPYGPYWKFIKRVTVNQLLSSGSVSKFHSIRADEYSRLLKLLAERAENCLAVNLSEELPRLCHNIIGQMMLGKYSTAASSNTERAEEARLVVREATRIFGELNLCDFNRVWKKLDFQGFGKRIEDTHIKFDELVEKVVMEREQLRVKNKKINGGEEIKDFLSILLDMLEDESGESVEVGFSRVHIKALITDLFTASTDTTAIAMEWALAELINNPTVLEKAREEISSVVGNGRIVEESDGPNLPYIQAIIKETFRLHPPVPMVTRISVEDCKVRDYVIPVNTILFVNNWAIGRDPTNWEKPLDFWPERFLESIGGDQTSGMDVRGHHFQFLPFGSGRRICPGINLTMKMVPSLVAAMIQCFDWKVTPSKKMNNDDVVDMSERPGLTTPRAHDLVCFPVARFNLLDVLKT